From a region of the Xanthomonas rydalmerensis genome:
- the bioF gene encoding 8-amino-7-oxononanoate synthase yields the protein MARPDLHDRIQSARALREAQGRLRVRRSVGRRDGVRLELDGRWLTGFCSNDYLGLAQQFEVVAALQDAAAREGAGATASHLVCGHHALHEALEREIADWLGYPQALLFGSGFIANLAVQQALLSEEEDVCVQDRLNHASLLDASRLAGCRLRRYPHLDAEGAMRQLKHAADGAAMLATDGVFSMDGDVAPLRSLALVARTQQALLYVDDAHGVGVVGPHGRGSVAEAGLGVDDVPLQLVTLGKALGGYGAAVVGDAALIRHLAETARPYLYTTALPPAQAAASLAAVKLARRDQWRRERLVELIALFRGGARRHGLELMASDTPIQPLLCGEERTAMAWSTALEQAGYLVSAIRPPTVPEGKSRLRVTLSALHTPAQVQALLDALALARDRVAAHPPGVPA from the coding sequence ATGGCCCGTCCCGACCTGCACGACCGCATCCAGTCCGCACGCGCCTTGCGCGAAGCGCAGGGGCGCCTGCGCGTGCGCCGCAGCGTCGGCCGCCGCGACGGCGTGCGCCTTGAGCTAGACGGCCGCTGGCTGACCGGCTTCTGCAGCAACGACTACCTGGGCTTGGCCCAGCAGTTCGAAGTGGTCGCGGCGCTGCAGGACGCGGCCGCGCGCGAGGGCGCCGGCGCCACCGCCTCGCACCTGGTGTGCGGCCACCACGCGCTGCACGAGGCGCTGGAACGCGAGATCGCCGACTGGCTCGGCTATCCGCAGGCGCTGCTGTTCGGCAGCGGCTTCATTGCCAACCTGGCGGTGCAGCAGGCGCTGCTGAGCGAGGAAGAAGACGTGTGCGTGCAGGACCGGCTCAACCACGCCAGCCTGCTCGACGCCAGCCGCCTGGCCGGCTGCCGCCTGCGCCGCTATCCGCACCTGGATGCCGAAGGCGCGATGCGCCAACTGAAGCACGCCGCCGACGGCGCGGCGATGCTGGCCACCGATGGCGTGTTCAGCATGGACGGCGACGTCGCCCCGCTGCGCTCGCTGGCGCTGGTGGCGCGCACGCAGCAGGCGCTGCTGTACGTGGACGACGCGCATGGCGTCGGCGTGGTCGGCCCGCATGGGCGCGGCAGCGTCGCCGAGGCCGGCCTGGGTGTGGACGACGTTCCGCTACAACTGGTGACCCTGGGCAAGGCGCTGGGCGGCTACGGCGCCGCAGTGGTCGGCGATGCGGCGCTGATCCGGCACCTGGCCGAAACCGCGCGGCCGTATCTGTACACCACCGCGCTGCCACCGGCGCAGGCCGCCGCGTCGCTGGCGGCAGTCAAGCTGGCGCGGCGCGACCAGTGGCGGCGCGAACGCCTGGTCGAACTGATCGCCCTGTTCCGTGGCGGCGCACGCCGTCATGGCCTGGAACTGATGGCTTCGGACACGCCGATCCAGCCGCTGCTGTGCGGCGAGGAGCGCACCGCGATGGCGTGGTCGACGGCGCTGGAACAGGCCGGCTACCTGGTCTCGGCGATCCGTCCACCGACCGTGCCGGAAGGCAAATCGCGGCTGCGCGTGACCCTGTCGGCCCTGCACACGCCGGCGCAGGTGCAGGCGCTGCTGGATGCGCTGGCGCTGGCCCGTGATCGCGTGGCCGCGCATCCGCCCGGCGTGCCGGCGTGA
- the bioB gene encoding biotin synthase BioB gives MSAVVRHDWQRQELLALFDLPFPELLHRAAAVHREHFDPAQVQVSTLLSVKTGGCPEDCAYCPQAQRYATGVEAQKLMSTEAVLDKARQAKAAGASRFCMGAAWRSPKDRDIPKVAEMIREVKALGLETCATLGMLDGTQAQALKAAGLDYYNHNLDTAPDFYDSIIHTRQYQDRLDTLTHVRDAGLKTCCGGIVGMGESRDQRAGLLQALANLPVHPDSVPINRLVQVAGTPLHGTVELDPFEFVRTIAVARIAMPRAMVRLSAGRESMSDELQALCFCAGANSIFYGEKLLTTGNPDTERDQALFARLGLRPMQVTVDADAHDHPGTVHADITAQPTPAIAAALV, from the coding sequence ATGTCCGCTGTCGTCCGACACGACTGGCAACGCCAGGAATTGCTTGCCCTGTTCGATCTGCCGTTCCCGGAACTGCTGCACCGCGCCGCCGCCGTGCACCGCGAACACTTCGATCCGGCACAGGTGCAGGTGTCCACCCTGCTGTCGGTGAAGACCGGCGGCTGCCCGGAAGACTGCGCGTACTGCCCGCAGGCGCAGCGCTACGCCACCGGCGTGGAAGCGCAGAAGCTGATGAGCACCGAGGCGGTGCTGGACAAGGCGCGCCAGGCCAAGGCCGCCGGCGCCTCGCGGTTCTGCATGGGCGCGGCCTGGCGCTCGCCCAAGGACCGCGACATCCCGAAGGTGGCGGAGATGATCCGCGAGGTGAAGGCGCTGGGCCTGGAGACCTGCGCCACCCTGGGCATGCTCGACGGCACCCAGGCGCAGGCGCTGAAGGCGGCCGGGCTGGACTACTACAACCACAATCTGGACACCGCGCCGGATTTCTACGACTCGATCATCCACACCCGCCAGTACCAGGACCGCCTGGACACGCTGACCCACGTCCGTGACGCCGGCCTGAAGACCTGCTGCGGCGGCATCGTCGGCATGGGCGAGTCGCGCGACCAGCGCGCCGGCCTGCTGCAAGCGCTGGCCAACCTGCCGGTGCATCCGGACTCGGTGCCGATCAACCGCCTGGTGCAGGTCGCCGGCACCCCGCTGCACGGCACGGTCGAGCTGGACCCGTTCGAGTTCGTGCGCACGATTGCCGTTGCCCGCATCGCGATGCCGCGGGCGATGGTGCGGCTGTCGGCCGGGCGCGAGAGCATGAGCGACGAACTGCAGGCGCTGTGCTTCTGCGCCGGCGCCAACTCGATCTTCTACGGCGAGAAGCTGCTGACCACCGGCAACCCGGACACCGAGCGCGACCAGGCGCTGTTCGCGCGGCTGGGGCTGCGGCCGATGCAGGTGACGGTGGATGCCGACGCGCACGACCACCCCGGCACCGTGCACGCGGACATCACCGCCCAGCCCACGCCGGCGATCGCCGCCGCCCTGGTCTGA
- a CDS encoding ComF family protein: protein MQSPVNFTMLGLVDGGWRWLQRRLLPERCLVCGEPGVPGLDLCAACREGVPWNAAACCRCALPLPALDAEQVCGVCQRRPPPLERVASACVYAAPVDGLLRRFKFHQDLAAGRLLAALLQARCAALPRPQALLPVPLHPARLRQRGYDQALELARPLARALALPLCLELQRVRATAAQSELDARARRRNLRGAFAVPASASAVLPAHVALVDDVMTTGATLHAAAQALRRAGVARVDAWVVARVP from the coding sequence ATGCAAAGTCCTGTCAACTTCACGATGCTTGGTTTGGTTGACGGTGGCTGGCGGTGGCTGCAGCGCCGCCTGCTGCCGGAACGCTGCCTGGTCTGCGGGGAGCCTGGCGTGCCGGGCCTGGACCTGTGTGCGGCCTGTCGCGAAGGCGTGCCCTGGAATGCGGCGGCCTGCTGCCGCTGTGCGCTGCCGTTGCCGGCGCTGGATGCCGAGCAGGTCTGCGGCGTGTGCCAACGCCGGCCGCCGCCGCTGGAGCGGGTCGCCAGCGCCTGCGTGTACGCCGCGCCGGTCGATGGCCTATTGCGTCGCTTCAAGTTCCACCAGGACCTGGCGGCCGGGCGGTTGCTCGCCGCGCTGCTGCAGGCACGCTGCGCGGCGCTGCCGCGGCCGCAGGCGCTGCTGCCGGTGCCGCTGCATCCGGCGCGGCTGCGCCAGCGTGGCTACGACCAGGCGCTGGAACTGGCGCGGCCATTGGCGCGCGCGTTGGCGCTGCCGCTGTGCCTGGAGCTGCAGCGAGTGCGCGCGACCGCTGCACAATCCGAACTGGATGCCCGCGCGCGCCGGCGCAATCTGCGCGGTGCGTTCGCGGTGCCGGCGTCGGCGTCAGCGGTGCTGCCGGCGCATGTGGCGCTGGTCGACGACGTGATGACCACCGGCGCGACCCTGCACGCCGCGGCACAGGCACTGCGGCGTGCCGGCGTCGCCCGGGTCGATGCCTGGGTGGTGGCGCGGGTGCCGTGA
- a CDS encoding SecDF P1 head subdomain-containing protein, which translates to MRWMALGLSMALCVFGATGCGDGKAPDAADASPVKAKMEWRLVSHTPAPDYAQADYHGQPVYLAPQPLLVVENAATVAPADNGDGQPALDLRFPGHGQRLTQATEQNVGKPIALLADGRVLTVATIMAPLPGDSLRISGLQDVQEQQRAFALLTRAPAADAPAQDGKR; encoded by the coding sequence ATGCGCTGGATGGCTTTGGGTCTGTCGATGGCGCTGTGTGTCTTCGGTGCCACCGGGTGTGGAGACGGCAAGGCGCCGGACGCCGCCGATGCCAGCCCGGTCAAGGCGAAGATGGAATGGCGCCTGGTCAGCCACACACCCGCGCCCGACTATGCCCAGGCCGACTACCACGGGCAGCCGGTGTACCTGGCGCCGCAGCCGCTGCTGGTCGTCGAGAATGCGGCGACCGTGGCGCCCGCCGACAACGGCGATGGGCAGCCGGCGCTGGATCTGCGCTTTCCTGGACACGGCCAACGTCTGACCCAGGCCACCGAGCAGAATGTCGGCAAGCCGATCGCGCTGTTGGCCGACGGCCGGGTGCTGACCGTGGCCACGATCATGGCGCCGTTGCCGGGCGATAGCCTGCGGATCAGCGGGCTGCAGGACGTGCAGGAACAGCAGCGGGCATTCGCGCTGTTGACCCGCGCGCCGGCCGCGGATGCGCCAGCGCAGGACGGCAAGCGCTAG
- the ubiA gene encoding 4-hydroxybenzoate octaprenyltransferase, producing MGYERYETPAALPPRARLGQYWKLLRGDRPIGVLLLLWPTWWALWLAADGVPPLWTLCVFTAGVWLTRSAGCVINDYADRWLDPQVERTRSRPLATGAVSGREALAVFAVLMLVAFALVLTMNALTIGLSVVGLFLAASYPYLKRYTYLPQVYLGMAFGWGIPMAFAAIRGEVPALGWLLYAVNILWATAYDTWYAMVDREDDLRAGSKSTAILFGELDLVIQGVLYALMFVALAFVGHRATLGVWYWAGLGVAALLVAAEFRMARHRERAACFRAFLHNNWVGLAIFAGIAAALALRAA from the coding sequence ATGGGTTACGAACGCTACGAAACGCCTGCCGCGCTGCCGCCGCGCGCGCGCCTGGGCCAGTACTGGAAGCTGCTGCGCGGCGACCGGCCGATCGGCGTGCTGCTGCTGCTGTGGCCGACCTGGTGGGCGCTGTGGCTGGCCGCCGATGGGGTGCCGCCGCTGTGGACCCTGTGCGTGTTCACCGCCGGGGTGTGGCTGACCCGCTCGGCCGGCTGCGTGATCAACGACTACGCCGACCGCTGGCTGGACCCGCAGGTCGAGCGCACCCGCAGCCGGCCGCTGGCCACCGGCGCCGTCAGCGGCCGCGAGGCGCTGGCGGTGTTCGCGGTGCTGATGCTGGTGGCGTTCGCGCTGGTGCTGACGATGAACGCGCTGACCATCGGCCTGAGCGTGGTCGGGCTGTTCCTGGCCGCCAGCTATCCCTACCTGAAGCGCTACACCTACCTGCCGCAGGTCTACCTGGGCATGGCCTTCGGCTGGGGCATCCCGATGGCGTTCGCGGCGATCCGCGGCGAAGTGCCGGCGCTGGGCTGGCTGCTGTACGCGGTCAATATCCTGTGGGCCACCGCGTACGACACCTGGTATGCGATGGTCGATCGCGAGGACGACCTGCGCGCCGGCTCCAAGTCCACCGCCATCCTGTTCGGCGAACTGGACCTGGTCATCCAGGGCGTGCTGTACGCGCTGATGTTCGTCGCGCTCGCCTTCGTCGGCCACCGCGCCACCCTGGGCGTGTGGTACTGGGCCGGCCTGGGCGTGGCGGCACTGCTGGTGGCCGCCGAGTTCCGCATGGCCCGGCACCGCGAACGCGCGGCGTGCTTCCGCGCCTTCCTGCACAACAACTGGGTCGGCCTGGCGATCTTCGCCGGCATCGCCGCGGCGCTGGCGTTGCGCGCGGCCTAG
- a CDS encoding alpha/beta fold hydrolase, giving the protein MTSPRTPLPKPAVRRLGADDALAYLRVGEGAPVLLVHGALCDYRYWSPQLRGLADRFQLSALSLGQYYPRLPSASRHAFGWRWHAQQLAAFIAEEARPVHLVGHSRGAAVAWQAALLRPDAIASLTLFDPGGPQPQGLPAEVQAVRAKAIALLQSGQVEAGLECFVDSVSQPGAWARSSASFRQMVRDNAQTLVPQIGDALPAYRPEQAATLAMPVLLVAGERSPAQYRDNAAALAAWLPQARHEVLAGASHGMTFTHARRCNALIADAVAAADRML; this is encoded by the coding sequence ATGACCAGTCCGCGGACGCCCTTGCCCAAGCCTGCGGTGCGCCGGCTCGGCGCGGATGATGCGCTGGCCTATCTGCGGGTGGGCGAGGGCGCGCCGGTATTGCTGGTGCACGGGGCGCTGTGCGACTACCGCTACTGGTCGCCGCAACTGCGCGGCCTGGCCGATCGCTTCCAGCTCAGCGCACTGAGCCTGGGCCAGTACTACCCGCGGCTGCCCTCGGCGTCGCGACATGCGTTCGGCTGGCGCTGGCATGCGCAGCAGCTCGCCGCCTTCATCGCCGAGGAAGCGCGACCGGTGCATCTGGTCGGCCATTCTCGCGGCGCCGCCGTGGCCTGGCAGGCGGCGCTGCTGCGGCCGGATGCCATCGCGAGCCTGACCCTGTTCGATCCCGGCGGCCCGCAGCCGCAGGGCCTGCCAGCCGAGGTGCAGGCGGTCCGCGCGAAGGCGATCGCGCTGCTGCAGAGCGGCCAGGTCGAGGCGGGCCTGGAATGCTTCGTCGATTCGGTCAGCCAGCCCGGCGCCTGGGCGCGCAGCAGCGCGAGTTTCCGGCAGATGGTGCGCGACAACGCGCAGACCCTGGTGCCGCAGATCGGCGATGCACTCCCGGCGTACCGGCCCGAGCAGGCCGCCACCCTGGCGATGCCGGTGTTGCTGGTCGCCGGCGAACGTAGCCCGGCCCAGTACCGCGACAACGCCGCCGCGCTGGCGGCCTGGCTGCCGCAGGCGCGCCATGAGGTGCTGGCCGGGGCGTCGCACGGCATGACCTTCACCCATGCGCGCCGTTGCAACGCGTTGATCGCCGATGCGGTGGCCGCGGCCGATCGGATGCTTTGA